A genome region from Streptomyces sp. S4.7 includes the following:
- a CDS encoding GntR family transcriptional regulator produces the protein MAGQADNRAPYAKIAAHYTELITSGQLEPGTLLPSIKNLSEEWKVSTATAEKALRKLRNEGLIRGIHGIGTEVLDQPAPMSSGAQRQDRGRRTGSSWGAGERSDSHEAAVVRAPDEVAQALDIQPGADVVRRSRVYRDRHGIVAHSTSWIPARYGTLIPQLAVSERLTGGTSLQLIAQVTGHPISHRVDTASARLLTPEYARLLELDPDNLPTEPVVVMTAKFVDSEGNVVEYGVDLGGPDRTWRTESEIPL, from the coding sequence ATGGCAGGCCAGGCCGACAATCGGGCACCGTACGCAAAGATTGCTGCTCACTACACAGAGTTGATTACGTCTGGTCAGCTAGAGCCGGGAACTCTCTTGCCGAGCATCAAGAACCTCTCGGAGGAGTGGAAGGTGAGCACGGCGACAGCGGAGAAAGCTCTCCGCAAGTTGCGTAACGAGGGGCTTATTCGTGGCATCCACGGCATCGGCACCGAGGTGCTGGATCAGCCGGCGCCGATGTCGTCAGGGGCACAGCGGCAGGACCGAGGACGCCGCACCGGATCTAGCTGGGGTGCGGGCGAACGGTCCGACTCACACGAGGCGGCCGTAGTACGCGCGCCCGACGAAGTCGCACAGGCGCTGGACATTCAGCCCGGCGCCGACGTGGTGCGCCGTAGCCGCGTCTACCGGGATCGGCACGGCATCGTGGCCCACAGCACGTCATGGATCCCAGCTCGGTACGGAACGCTGATCCCCCAGCTAGCAGTGAGCGAACGTCTGACGGGCGGAACCTCGCTTCAGCTCATCGCCCAGGTGACCGGCCACCCGATCAGCCACCGCGTCGACACTGCCTCAGCTCGCCTGCTCACGCCGGAGTACGCACGACTCTTGGAGCTGGACCCCGACAACCTGCCGACGGAACCAGTGGTTGTGATGACGGCGAAGTTCGTCGACAGCGAGGGCAATGTCGTGGAGTACGGAGTAGACCTCGGCGGTCCCGATCGAACATGGCGCACAGAATCGGAGATCCCGTTGTGA
- a CDS encoding ARMH3 family protein, giving the protein MNETTFDTLAAPLRVLRLLHADFGHLPTPSVDLSGIYPDRLTLRLHEGLGDFETWREALAIPPEGVTHSVHSGGHTRSLTASIAYGGADVHLHGYSDASGPDGGALA; this is encoded by the coding sequence ATGAACGAGACGACCTTTGACACGCTGGCCGCGCCGCTGCGTGTGCTGCGGCTGCTGCACGCGGACTTCGGGCACCTGCCAACCCCCAGTGTCGACCTGTCCGGCATCTACCCCGACCGGCTCACGCTGCGTCTGCACGAGGGTCTGGGCGATTTCGAGACGTGGCGTGAGGCGCTGGCCATCCCGCCGGAAGGTGTCACGCACAGCGTCCACAGCGGCGGTCACACGCGGTCGCTCACGGCGTCGATCGCCTACGGCGGCGCGGACGTGCATCTGCACGGCTACAGCGACGCATCCGGTCCGGACGGGGGTGCGCTCGCATGA
- a CDS encoding DUF2637 domain-containing protein encodes MNGKAASALVLALVVVVGMAFRVSWNALRDVARAIGADEQASLLYPFVVDGLMALALIATLVLTGRDKTVALWILGGYTVASLLLNYVHGLVPALHAPEVGSLVRLADWDAAHYALVLIATSLPVGAIFFGSDLVAKVLHHRPAPVSEPADERRADESAHLPHTPAPAAQMDTFSSRAGTELPAAPTVSTLVREGADGVQGEDPHGPHAVRTPEPGTGEEAARQAQFEEAELERTRQDARRTYAESAQAGRPLSARALGEAYGMSESWARKQILAVREISDSHPPHLVAVGGER; translated from the coding sequence ATGAACGGCAAAGCCGCAAGCGCGCTCGTGCTCGCGCTGGTCGTGGTCGTCGGTATGGCGTTCCGAGTGTCGTGGAACGCTCTGCGGGACGTGGCCCGTGCGATCGGCGCCGACGAACAGGCGTCGCTGCTGTATCCGTTCGTGGTCGACGGCCTGATGGCTCTCGCGCTGATCGCGACCCTCGTCCTGACCGGACGGGACAAAACAGTCGCGCTGTGGATCCTCGGTGGCTACACCGTGGCTTCGTTGCTCCTGAACTACGTGCACGGACTCGTTCCCGCGCTGCACGCTCCTGAGGTCGGCTCCCTGGTCCGGCTCGCCGACTGGGACGCCGCCCATTACGCCCTGGTCCTTATCGCCACCTCGCTGCCGGTCGGGGCGATCTTCTTCGGCTCCGACCTGGTCGCGAAGGTGCTTCACCACCGTCCGGCACCCGTGAGCGAACCGGCGGACGAGCGGCGTGCGGATGAGTCCGCACACCTGCCGCACACCCCCGCCCCGGCCGCCCAGATGGACACGTTCAGCTCACGCGCCGGTACGGAGCTGCCTGCTGCGCCGACGGTATCCACCCTGGTCAGGGAGGGTGCGGATGGTGTGCAGGGTGAGGATCCGCACGGCCCGCACGCTGTCCGCACACCGGAGCCGGGCACGGGGGAAGAGGCTGCGAGGCAGGCTCAGTTCGAGGAAGCGGAGCTGGAGCGGACACGGCAGGACGCACGGCGTACGTACGCCGAATCCGCACAGGCGGGCCGCCCGCTCAGTGCCCGCGCGCTGGGTGAGGCGTACGGCATGAGCGAGTCATGGGCGCGCAAGCAGATCCTCGCCGTACGCGAGATCAGCGACTCGCACCCGCCGCACCTCGTGGCAGTCGGCGGTGAGCGCTGA